A genomic segment from Stegostoma tigrinum isolate sSteTig4 chromosome 1, sSteTig4.hap1, whole genome shotgun sequence encodes:
- the LOC125454733 gene encoding WW domain-binding protein 1-like isoform X1 codes for MDRSSTRPLVSRVYSQRNLTVVSRAPGIKTAPIVQQARALCPGINNQRYWCETGHCCGETGCCTYFYELWWFWLLWTLLIIFSCCCAYRHRRSKLRIQQQQRQQEINLIAYHGACHFPGSARDQRLLASFKLPAYEEASAQPSTPPPSYTSIQCPGIRAALSTSFSSNDFTSSPQSNPISGSTDSVPGTPSPSSDQPTEDVNVAVSQACPCSPEVEQSWEEEEDESHSRHRRLTGDSGIEVCHCLIHADDSEDCAEAGRNYQHDQTASVELHTAPLHPANSAISCACQLPQETLAHILPV; via the exons ATGGACCGCAGCTCGACTCGACCGCTGGTGTCGCGGGTCTATTCGCAGCGCAACCTGACGGTGGTCAGCAGGGCCCCGGGCATAAAGACAGCTCCCATCGTCCAGCAG GCCAGGGCGTTATGTCCTGGAATTAATAACCAGCGGTACTGGTGTGAGACAGGCCACTGCTGTGGGGAGACTGGCTGCTGCACGTACTTTTATGAGCTGTGGT GGTTCTGGCTCCTCTGGACTCTGCTGATCATCTTCAGCTGTTGTTGTGCTTATCGCCATCGCAGGAGCAAACTCCGTATCCAGCAGCAGCAGCGGCAACAGGAGATTAATCTCATTGCTTACCATGGGGCCTGTCACTTCCCAGGCTCAGCTCGAGACCAGA GACTATTGGCTTCCTTCAAGCTTCCTGCATATGAGGAGGCGTCAGCCCAGCCGAGCACTCCTCCCCCCTCCTACACTTCAATCCAGTGCCCAGGGATTAGGGCTGCGCTGAGCACTTCATTCAGCTCCAATGACTTCACCAGCTCTCCCCAGAGCAACCCTATCTCAGGCTCCACTGACTCTGTGCCCGGAACCCCAAGCCCCAGCTCTGACCAGCCCACTGAAGATGTTAACGTTGCTGTGTCACAAGCATGTCCCTGCAGCCCAGAGGTAGAGCAGAgctgggaggaagaggaggatgaGAGTCATTCCAGACACCGGCGGCTCACTGGAGATTCTGGTATTGAGGTGTGCCATTGCCTTATTCATGCAGATGACAGTGAGGACTGTGCTGAAGCTGGCAGGAACTACCAGCATGACCAAACAGCTTCTGTTGAACTGCACACTGCCCCACTCCACCCTGCCAATTCTGCCATTTCATGTGCCTGCCAGCTTCCTCAGGAAACCctggctcacatccttcctgtttgA
- the idh3b gene encoding isocitrate dehydrogenase [NAD] subunit beta, mitochondrial isoform X2, with amino-acid sequence MAALRALGSAGKNFSFALNVVCSRTLATSSLLSSSSQTQFYSPAAERPDGDFKVTMIPGDGVGPELMHVVKEVFKAADVPVQFDEHHVSEVQNMASEEKLDEVLNSMKSNRVAIKGKIYTPMEYKGELSSYEMKLRKKLDLFANVVHVNSLPGYSTRHNNLDLVIIREQTEGEYSSLEYESAQGVIECLKIITREKSRRIAKFAFDYATKKGRSKVTAVHKANIMKLGDGLFLQCCKEMAELYPKIKYESVIIDNCCMQLVSNPYQYDVLVMPNLYGNIIDNLAAGLVGGAGVVPGESFSAEYAVFETGARHPFSQAMGRNIANPTAMLLSSANMLRHLNLEFHSNLISEAVRKVIKLGKVRTPDMGGYSTSAEFTAAVITNLNA; translated from the exons ATGGCGGCGCTGAGGGCCCTGGGAAGCGCCGGAAAG aaTTTCAGTTTTGCCCTGAATGTTGTCTGCTCGAGAACTCTGGCAACTAGCTCCTTACTGAGCTCCTCATCGCAGACCCAG TTCTATTCTCCAGCTGCAGAGAGACCTGATGGCGATTTCAAGGTGACGATGATTCCCGGGGATGGTGTTGGTCCCGAGTTAATGCACGTTGTCAAAGAGGTGTTTAAG GCTGCAGATGTGCCAGTTCAGTTTGACGAGCATCATGTGAGTGAAGTTCAGAACATGGCCTCAGAGGAGAAACTGGACGAAGTCCTTAACTCCATGAAATCGAACAGAGTTGCAATTAAAG GGAAGATCTACACTCCGATGGAATACAAGGGCGAATTGTCATCCTACGAGATGAAGCTGAG AAAGAAACTCGACTTGTTTGCCAACGTGGTCCATGTTAACAGCTTACCAGGTTATTCAACACGCCACAACAACTTAGACCTGGTGATCATCCGCGAGCAGACGGAGGGAGAGTACAGCTCACTGGAATATGAG AGCGCTCAAGGGGTCATTGAGTGTCTGAAGATCATCACCCGGGAGAAATCCCGCCGGATTGCCAAATTTGCCTTTGATTATGCCACAAAGAAGGGTCGCTCAAAGGTCACAGCTGTGCACAAGGCCAACATTAT GAAGCTGGGGGATGGCCTCTTCCTGCAGTGCTGTAAGGAAATGGCTGAACTCTATCCCAAGATCAAATACGAGTCTGTGATTATCGACAACTGCTGCATGCAG CTCGTGTCCAATCCATATCAGTATGATGTTCTGGTAATGCCGAATCTCTACGGAAACATCATCGACAACTTGGCAGCTGGTCTGGTCGGAGGAGCTGGGGTGGTCCCAGGAGAGAGCTTCAGTGCTGAGTATGCAGTCTTTGAAACG GGAGCTCGACACCCGTTCTCACAGGCGATGGGCAGGAACATTGCTAACCCCACTGCCATGTTACTGAGCTCTGCCAATATGCTGAGGCACCTGAA CCTAGAATTTCACTCCAACCTGATCTCTGAAGCTGTGAGGAAAGTCATCAAACTAGGCAAG
- the idh3b gene encoding isocitrate dehydrogenase [NAD] subunit beta, mitochondrial isoform X1: protein MAALRALGSAGKNFSFALNVVCSRTLATSSLLSSSSQTQFYSPAAERPDGDFKVTMIPGDGVGPELMHVVKEVFKAADVPVQFDEHHVSEVQNMASEEKLDEVLNSMKSNRVAIKGKIYTPMEYKGELSSYEMKLRKKLDLFANVVHVNSLPGYSTRHNNLDLVIIREQTEGEYSSLEYESAQGVIECLKIITREKSRRIAKFAFDYATKKGRSKVTAVHKANIMKLGDGLFLQCCKEMAELYPKIKYESVIIDNCCMQLVSNPYQYDVLVMPNLYGNIIDNLAAGLVGGAGVVPGESFSAEYAVFETGARHPFSQAMGRNIANPTAMLLSSANMLRHLNLEFHSNLISEAVRKVIKLGKVRTQDMGGYSTTSDFLKSVINNLHPSRLC from the exons ATGGCGGCGCTGAGGGCCCTGGGAAGCGCCGGAAAG aaTTTCAGTTTTGCCCTGAATGTTGTCTGCTCGAGAACTCTGGCAACTAGCTCCTTACTGAGCTCCTCATCGCAGACCCAG TTCTATTCTCCAGCTGCAGAGAGACCTGATGGCGATTTCAAGGTGACGATGATTCCCGGGGATGGTGTTGGTCCCGAGTTAATGCACGTTGTCAAAGAGGTGTTTAAG GCTGCAGATGTGCCAGTTCAGTTTGACGAGCATCATGTGAGTGAAGTTCAGAACATGGCCTCAGAGGAGAAACTGGACGAAGTCCTTAACTCCATGAAATCGAACAGAGTTGCAATTAAAG GGAAGATCTACACTCCGATGGAATACAAGGGCGAATTGTCATCCTACGAGATGAAGCTGAG AAAGAAACTCGACTTGTTTGCCAACGTGGTCCATGTTAACAGCTTACCAGGTTATTCAACACGCCACAACAACTTAGACCTGGTGATCATCCGCGAGCAGACGGAGGGAGAGTACAGCTCACTGGAATATGAG AGCGCTCAAGGGGTCATTGAGTGTCTGAAGATCATCACCCGGGAGAAATCCCGCCGGATTGCCAAATTTGCCTTTGATTATGCCACAAAGAAGGGTCGCTCAAAGGTCACAGCTGTGCACAAGGCCAACATTAT GAAGCTGGGGGATGGCCTCTTCCTGCAGTGCTGTAAGGAAATGGCTGAACTCTATCCCAAGATCAAATACGAGTCTGTGATTATCGACAACTGCTGCATGCAG CTCGTGTCCAATCCATATCAGTATGATGTTCTGGTAATGCCGAATCTCTACGGAAACATCATCGACAACTTGGCAGCTGGTCTGGTCGGAGGAGCTGGGGTGGTCCCAGGAGAGAGCTTCAGTGCTGAGTATGCAGTCTTTGAAACG GGAGCTCGACACCCGTTCTCACAGGCGATGGGCAGGAACATTGCTAACCCCACTGCCATGTTACTGAGCTCTGCCAATATGCTGAGGCACCTGAA CCTAGAATTTCACTCCAACCTGATCTCTGAAGCTGTGAGGAAAGTCATCAAACTAGGCAAG GTTCGGACACAAGATATGGGCGGTTATTCCACCACCAGCGATTTCTTGAAGAGTGTCATCAACAACCTGCATCCTTCTCGGCTCTGCTAG
- the LOC125454733 gene encoding WW domain-binding protein 1-like isoform X2, whose amino-acid sequence MVHFSLLQRSLPLQARALCPGINNQRYWCETGHCCGETGCCTYFYELWWFWLLWTLLIIFSCCCAYRHRRSKLRIQQQQRQQEINLIAYHGACHFPGSARDQRLLASFKLPAYEEASAQPSTPPPSYTSIQCPGIRAALSTSFSSNDFTSSPQSNPISGSTDSVPGTPSPSSDQPTEDVNVAVSQACPCSPEVEQSWEEEEDESHSRHRRLTGDSGIEVCHCLIHADDSEDCAEAGRNYQHDQTASVELHTAPLHPANSAISCACQLPQETLAHILPV is encoded by the exons atggtccatttcagcctcctccagaggtccctaCCATTACAG GCCAGGGCGTTATGTCCTGGAATTAATAACCAGCGGTACTGGTGTGAGACAGGCCACTGCTGTGGGGAGACTGGCTGCTGCACGTACTTTTATGAGCTGTGGT GGTTCTGGCTCCTCTGGACTCTGCTGATCATCTTCAGCTGTTGTTGTGCTTATCGCCATCGCAGGAGCAAACTCCGTATCCAGCAGCAGCAGCGGCAACAGGAGATTAATCTCATTGCTTACCATGGGGCCTGTCACTTCCCAGGCTCAGCTCGAGACCAGA GACTATTGGCTTCCTTCAAGCTTCCTGCATATGAGGAGGCGTCAGCCCAGCCGAGCACTCCTCCCCCCTCCTACACTTCAATCCAGTGCCCAGGGATTAGGGCTGCGCTGAGCACTTCATTCAGCTCCAATGACTTCACCAGCTCTCCCCAGAGCAACCCTATCTCAGGCTCCACTGACTCTGTGCCCGGAACCCCAAGCCCCAGCTCTGACCAGCCCACTGAAGATGTTAACGTTGCTGTGTCACAAGCATGTCCCTGCAGCCCAGAGGTAGAGCAGAgctgggaggaagaggaggatgaGAGTCATTCCAGACACCGGCGGCTCACTGGAGATTCTGGTATTGAGGTGTGCCATTGCCTTATTCATGCAGATGACAGTGAGGACTGTGCTGAAGCTGGCAGGAACTACCAGCATGACCAAACAGCTTCTGTTGAACTGCACACTGCCCCACTCCACCCTGCCAATTCTGCCATTTCATGTGCCTGCCAGCTTCCTCAGGAAACCctggctcacatccttcctgtttgA